A section of the bacterium SCSIO 12696 genome encodes:
- a CDS encoding choice-of-anchor D domain-containing protein: MSFITQWLKRHFIWVCTIIVPVTTQADTLLYDDFQDGNANGWSFSGSGYGYVSYYAGNYSLRLSKSRQAQTSLSTQGYSNVSISIDMAAASLEGSDRCLGEVSVNGGATWQTVVEVVNGQDNGVTLYNGTASPAGSDDNPNLLLRLRAAGGQWNDNCWGDNVLVTGTPGIATEPDISLSGSGNFGDVAIQTSSDQIITLSNIGDANLNIGTITGASTPFSLPIDNCSNQTLAPATQCTLTLRFAPTITGNYSGTLAIPSSDPDQPSLNLALNGNGINVSDNYDPLNGDGNVSRSQLTYNWLTNGNDPGSQVSMNAFAVPANAAQPINSFQGSLRLNGEATGGSFQEIRDDFDYTSAADTTRKHLPEFDFEFIQTGTHIFPLQRGSIPSSHPEWEYLLEPGRVWQENGDNGYSRVAIPFSLQQKNANCMHNGVMTFLFQGNSLVSKVAYQISSETCLYFKFDMWGLLDADYNGYSIANSQALKANYQAEVANRMPTKPISELATDYGADPSQFGHPSETDPDHMTVYGFVINGVNYVGGCNTRQGTYPYCEVLNLPSYSTAKSSFAGLALMRLEKQYPGVANQSIASQIPDCAANGNWLDVTLENTLDMATGNYDSSSYMQDEGAGHTNGLFLAEDHASKINYSCNHYNRLATPGSTWVYHTSDTYIVGRAMNNYLKSTAGSSQDIFTNTLVGDIWAPLNVSPSAKVSRRTYDSVAQPFAGWGLTYLHDDIAKLGQFLTADDGKINGQSVLDTDLYEAAMQRRANDRGLQAGGNEIRYNNGFWAYESSQILNCSNPTWVPFMSGFGGVTVLLMPNDTVYYYVSDNDTYLWGRAAIESNNISGYCQ; encoded by the coding sequence ATGTCATTTATTACACAATGGCTTAAACGCCACTTTATCTGGGTATGCACTATTATCGTCCCCGTTACCACACAGGCTGACACCCTGCTCTACGATGATTTTCAGGATGGCAATGCCAACGGCTGGAGCTTCAGTGGCAGCGGTTATGGCTATGTGTCCTATTACGCTGGCAACTATTCGCTGCGCTTGAGCAAGAGCCGCCAGGCACAAACCAGCCTCTCTACTCAGGGCTACAGCAATGTCAGCATCAGCATAGATATGGCCGCTGCTTCTCTAGAAGGCAGTGATCGCTGTTTGGGTGAAGTATCGGTAAACGGCGGTGCCACCTGGCAAACGGTGGTGGAAGTGGTTAACGGCCAGGACAACGGCGTTACCCTTTACAACGGCACCGCGTCCCCTGCTGGCAGTGACGATAACCCCAACCTGCTGTTGCGACTGCGTGCGGCGGGTGGCCAGTGGAACGATAACTGCTGGGGAGACAATGTGTTGGTAACGGGCACCCCAGGAATCGCCACAGAGCCTGATATCAGTTTAAGTGGCAGCGGTAATTTTGGCGATGTTGCCATTCAAACCAGTTCTGACCAAATCATTACCCTCAGCAATATCGGGGATGCGAATTTGAATATCGGCACTATCACCGGTGCTAGTACTCCCTTTAGCTTGCCCATAGATAATTGCTCCAACCAAACGTTGGCACCCGCAACGCAATGCACATTAACTCTGCGCTTTGCGCCCACAATTACGGGCAACTATTCTGGCACGTTGGCTATCCCATCAAGTGATCCAGACCAACCCAGCCTAAACCTGGCTCTGAATGGCAACGGCATTAATGTTAGTGACAATTACGATCCGCTAAATGGCGACGGCAATGTCAGCCGCAGCCAGCTGACCTATAACTGGCTGACCAACGGCAATGACCCCGGTAGCCAGGTATCCATGAATGCCTTTGCGGTTCCCGCCAATGCCGCACAACCCATCAACAGTTTTCAGGGCTCCCTGCGCCTCAATGGCGAAGCCACGGGTGGCAGCTTCCAGGAAATTCGCGACGATTTTGACTACACCAGCGCCGCCGACACCACTCGCAAACACCTGCCAGAATTCGACTTTGAATTTATTCAAACTGGCACTCACATATTCCCTCTGCAACGGGGCTCAATACCCAGCAGCCACCCGGAGTGGGAGTATCTGTTGGAGCCGGGTCGGGTATGGCAAGAAAATGGCGATAACGGCTACAGCCGAGTAGCAATTCCGTTTTCGCTGCAGCAAAAAAACGCCAACTGCATGCATAACGGTGTGATGACATTTTTGTTCCAGGGCAACAGCCTGGTCTCCAAGGTCGCCTACCAGATCAGCAGTGAAACCTGCCTCTACTTCAAATTCGATATGTGGGGCTTACTGGACGCCGACTACAACGGCTACAGCATTGCCAACAGCCAGGCACTGAAAGCCAATTATCAGGCGGAAGTAGCCAATCGCATGCCCACGAAGCCTATCTCTGAACTGGCCACCGACTACGGTGCTGACCCCAGCCAGTTTGGCCACCCCAGCGAAACCGATCCGGATCATATGACGGTGTATGGTTTTGTGATTAACGGGGTCAACTACGTGGGGGGCTGCAACACCCGCCAGGGCACTTACCCCTATTGCGAAGTATTAAATCTGCCCTCTTACTCAACCGCCAAATCATCCTTCGCCGGTCTGGCTTTGATGCGCCTGGAGAAGCAATATCCCGGCGTCGCCAATCAAAGTATTGCCAGCCAGATTCCCGACTGCGCAGCCAATGGCAACTGGTTGGATGTAACCCTGGAAAACACCCTGGATATGGCCACTGGCAACTACGATTCGTCCAGCTATATGCAGGACGAGGGAGCTGGCCACACCAACGGTTTATTTTTGGCGGAAGATCACGCCAGTAAAATCAATTACAGCTGTAACCACTACAACCGCTTGGCCACCCCCGGCAGTACCTGGGTGTATCACACCTCCGATACTTATATCGTCGGCCGCGCCATGAACAACTACCTGAAAAGTACCGCGGGCAGTAGCCAGGATATTTTTACCAACACCTTAGTAGGTGATATCTGGGCACCCCTCAATGTCAGCCCCAGTGCCAAAGTCAGCCGTCGCACCTACGACAGCGTTGCCCAGCCTTTTGCCGGTTGGGGACTGACGTATCTGCACGACGATATTGCCAAACTCGGCCAGTTCCTCACCGCCGATGACGGCAAAATAAACGGCCAAAGCGTGTTGGATACCGACCTGTACGAAGCCGCCATGCAACGCCGCGCCAATGACCGCGGGCTGCAAGCAGGGGGTAATGAAATTCGCTACAACAACGGTTTTTGGGCCTACGAAAGCAGTCAGATTCTGAACTGCAGCAACCCCACCTGGGTGCCCTTTATGTCGGGTTTTGGCGGTGTTACCGTGCTGCTGATGCCCAACGACACGGTGTACTACTACGTCAGTGACAACGACACCTATCTCTGGGGACGGGCGGCTATTGAATCCAACAACATCAGTGGATATTGCCAATGA
- a CDS encoding carbon-nitrogen hydrolase family protein — MSHFGVVGLQLILENKNNLETIEQEIRKVRSLFPWADMVVGSELNLLGSNTDNACELPGEVEKRLCQIAQENALWLMPGTLFEKSGSKVYNTALVINPDGEVVTRYRKMFPFQPYEKGVTEGDQWAVFDIPDVGRFGVSICYDMWFPETTRTLAWMGAEVIIHPTLTGTIDRNVELAIARSNAAINQCYFVDINGAGNLGTGQSVIIGPGGEVIHQAGRSREIIAVELDLNHVRHCRERGWQGLGQPLKSFRDNQVEFPPYQPSALSPALNDLGPLAMPDASSSQVG, encoded by the coding sequence ATGAGCCATTTTGGTGTTGTTGGATTACAACTGATCCTCGAAAATAAAAATAATCTTGAAACCATTGAGCAGGAAATACGCAAAGTAAGATCCTTATTCCCCTGGGCCGATATGGTGGTTGGTTCTGAGTTGAATTTATTGGGCAGCAATACAGATAACGCTTGCGAATTGCCTGGAGAAGTAGAGAAACGCCTTTGCCAAATAGCACAAGAAAACGCTCTTTGGCTGATGCCAGGTACCTTGTTTGAAAAGTCTGGCAGCAAGGTCTACAACACCGCGCTCGTCATTAATCCAGACGGCGAAGTGGTTACCCGATACCGAAAAATGTTTCCCTTCCAGCCTTACGAAAAAGGCGTCACTGAGGGCGACCAATGGGCTGTGTTTGACATACCGGATGTAGGGCGTTTTGGGGTTTCCATCTGTTACGACATGTGGTTTCCGGAAACCACGCGAACACTGGCATGGATGGGTGCAGAAGTCATCATCCACCCGACGTTGACCGGCACTATTGACCGCAATGTGGAACTGGCCATCGCTCGCTCCAATGCCGCCATAAATCAATGCTATTTTGTCGATATAAACGGTGCCGGTAACCTGGGCACTGGCCAATCCGTCATTATTGGCCCCGGTGGCGAAGTCATTCATCAAGCCGGGCGCAGCCGAGAAATTATTGCTGTTGAGCTCGATCTGAATCACGTTCGCCATTGCCGGGAACGAGGCTGGCAAGGGCTTGGCCAACCATTAAAGAGCTTTCGCGATAATCAAGTTGAGTTTCCGCCCTACCAACCAAGTGCGCTATCACCCGCCCTAAACGACCTTGGGCCACTGGCAATGCCAGATGCCTCTAGCAGCCAAGTCGGTTGA
- a CDS encoding serine hydrolase, which yields MRKWLTAIITALGLSLCGSSNAITLFEEAFQDGNADGWKVIGKGTAQLTQYKGNYALRLTDKKIAITALPIKDYRDVEVRLQMAADSLEKFDKCYGEVSTDAGKNWHQVVSVGNGQDDGISLHSGSYLLKQPTDGLWIRFRAAGKGNSDFCWGDNVTVTGQPKTAVTQTLQKQLPADWLHSGSGFLQPVAMSSFAVPKTAKPAQHIFRGILSVQPTAKQSFIEGIKDTYGFLQSPNSRHRQLPSVDIQLIQHGGVLIPETRGAIVSDHPNWEWVFQPGKVWQQAGDGDYSRAALPFALQERNANCIHNGVLSFLFKSDGSVSNAAYQISSETCAYFQANLWGMLQASYQPKKIKLNQKIIADYQKSQTQRLPVKSIAELANDYPNANPKNFGSQEEINPADMTLYGFVIDGTHYVSGCNTRHGRYPYCDALVLPSYSTAKSLFAGLALMNLEHQYPGFSQLPINKYVPECDGKQWQGVTFEHALDMATGNYDTIVADVDEAAQHTIDGLFIPEHHKDKINYSCNHYQRKSAPGESWVYHTSDTYILGTAMNAALRERQGENSDIHRDILWQQLWQSLGLSPLSTSTLRTYDKNAQPFTGWGLMFSRGDIAKLASTLNAQETALPVDTSMLSAALQQNPVDRGLPARSPQFRYNNGFWGHDIAPYLNCKEPVWVPFMSGYGGIIVALFPNGSNYYYVSDGGVHRWKKAIQEAHNIQPFCQ from the coding sequence ATGAGAAAATGGCTAACAGCCATAATCACTGCACTCGGGCTGTCGCTTTGCGGTAGCTCGAATGCAATTACCTTGTTTGAAGAAGCTTTTCAGGATGGTAACGCCGACGGCTGGAAAGTCATTGGCAAAGGCACCGCGCAACTGACCCAATACAAAGGCAATTACGCCCTGCGTTTAACCGATAAAAAAATTGCCATTACCGCCTTGCCCATTAAAGACTACCGCGATGTAGAAGTGCGCCTGCAAATGGCTGCCGACTCATTAGAGAAGTTCGATAAATGCTACGGAGAAGTGTCCACTGATGCCGGTAAAAATTGGCATCAAGTGGTCAGCGTTGGCAACGGTCAGGACGATGGCATCAGTTTGCACAGTGGCAGCTATTTGTTAAAGCAACCCACCGATGGATTGTGGATACGATTTCGCGCCGCAGGAAAGGGCAACAGTGATTTTTGTTGGGGCGATAACGTTACTGTAACCGGGCAACCAAAAACGGCCGTTACCCAGACGTTGCAAAAACAGTTACCGGCAGACTGGCTGCATAGCGGCTCAGGCTTTTTGCAACCTGTTGCTATGTCGAGCTTTGCGGTACCAAAAACGGCCAAACCGGCACAACACATCTTTCGCGGCATCTTGAGTGTGCAACCCACTGCAAAACAGAGTTTTATTGAAGGCATTAAAGACACTTACGGCTTTTTACAAAGCCCGAATTCCCGTCACCGCCAGTTACCCTCTGTGGATATCCAGCTGATTCAACATGGTGGTGTATTAATTCCAGAAACTCGTGGAGCTATTGTTAGCGATCACCCAAACTGGGAATGGGTCTTTCAACCTGGCAAAGTCTGGCAACAAGCTGGAGATGGTGATTACAGCCGGGCAGCTCTACCCTTTGCTTTGCAGGAAAGAAATGCCAACTGCATACATAATGGTGTACTGAGTTTTTTATTTAAGTCCGACGGTTCTGTTTCCAACGCCGCCTATCAGATTAGCAGCGAAACCTGCGCTTATTTTCAGGCAAATTTATGGGGCATGCTGCAGGCCAGTTACCAGCCAAAAAAAATCAAACTCAACCAAAAAATTATTGCTGATTATCAGAAGAGTCAAACTCAACGCCTGCCGGTCAAGTCCATTGCCGAACTGGCAAACGATTACCCCAACGCCAACCCAAAAAACTTTGGCAGCCAAGAGGAAATCAATCCTGCGGATATGACGCTCTACGGCTTTGTGATTGACGGCACCCACTATGTGAGTGGCTGCAATACACGCCATGGCCGCTACCCTTATTGTGATGCCCTGGTACTGCCTTCTTACTCAACAGCAAAATCCCTGTTTGCTGGCTTGGCCTTGATGAATCTGGAACACCAGTACCCCGGTTTTTCTCAGCTACCTATCAATAAATACGTACCCGAATGCGACGGCAAGCAATGGCAAGGAGTAACCTTTGAGCACGCACTGGATATGGCCACCGGGAATTACGACACGATTGTGGCGGATGTGGATGAAGCGGCGCAACACACCATTGACGGGCTTTTTATACCAGAGCACCACAAGGATAAAATTAACTACAGCTGCAACCATTACCAACGCAAAAGTGCCCCCGGCGAAAGCTGGGTTTACCACACCTCTGATACTTATATTCTCGGCACCGCCATGAATGCAGCGCTGCGGGAACGCCAAGGGGAAAACAGCGATATTCATCGGGATATTTTGTGGCAACAGCTTTGGCAGTCCCTCGGTTTGAGCCCACTATCTACATCCACGCTGCGAACCTACGACAAAAATGCTCAACCCTTTACCGGCTGGGGGCTGATGTTTTCGCGAGGAGATATCGCCAAGCTGGCCTCGACCCTAAACGCTCAAGAAACTGCATTGCCTGTGGATACCTCCATGCTATCCGCAGCACTACAACAAAACCCGGTAGACAGAGGATTGCCCGCTCGTTCGCCACAATTTCGCTACAACAACGGTTTTTGGGGCCACGATATTGCCCCGTATTTGAACTGCAAAGAGCCAGTATGGGTGCCGTTTATGTCTGGCTATGGTGGCATTATCGTCGCCCTGTTTCCCAACGGCTCCAATTACTATTACGTTAGTGATGGTGGCGTGCACCGCTGGAAAAAAGCCATCCAGGAAGCTCATAACATTCAACCCTTTTGCCAGTAA
- a CDS encoding sulfotransferase, translated as MPTQPTADARSSAKRKVLSLLKSKRLEEAEERCAQWVSEDTDSLDALMLHIDILKRQGRFDLMLQQAKRAYQLKPQNPGVCLQTAEAYIYCGQVNSALKLLQSLEESANRNPELLQQVAGLYTHCAAHQQAARCHRQAVNINPKHTPYLYNLAASLIALGDMEEAEQLLTDVIRHNPRDYDAYQNRSTLKKQNTEKNHIEELERQLQQVGSNGNGEVQLCYALAKELEDMEDYQKSFHYLQRGASRRRSLMKYQVESDLSAITTIQETFSEKLLQQAPPISDENGPIFILGLPRSGTTLVDRIISSHSQVQSLGEINDFAFSLIRGIGGSLNKQEMIKAAANIDFSKLGDTYLNSARSYGGSEPCFIDKTPLNFLYLGLIRLALPQARVIHLRRNPMDSCYAMYKTLFRMGYPFSYHLEDLARYYSAYHQLMAHWRETLPGYFLDVDYEELVQKPEEVSRKLITHCGLEWQDSCLQFHKNKSPAATASAAQVRQPVYTSSLQRWRCYEQQLAPLAESLQKHGIKLEP; from the coding sequence ATGCCGACACAACCCACAGCGGATGCGCGCAGTTCAGCCAAACGCAAAGTGCTATCGTTACTTAAATCGAAACGGCTGGAAGAAGCCGAAGAGCGTTGTGCACAGTGGGTAAGCGAAGATACGGATTCGTTGGACGCACTGATGTTACATATCGACATACTCAAGCGTCAGGGCCGTTTCGACCTTATGTTGCAGCAGGCCAAACGTGCCTATCAACTCAAACCGCAAAACCCGGGTGTCTGCTTGCAAACGGCAGAAGCATATATTTACTGTGGCCAGGTAAATTCTGCTCTCAAGTTACTGCAATCATTGGAAGAGAGTGCCAACCGCAATCCGGAATTACTGCAACAAGTAGCAGGGCTTTACACTCACTGCGCCGCACACCAACAAGCGGCCCGCTGTCACCGACAGGCAGTGAATATCAACCCAAAGCACACGCCCTACCTTTACAATCTGGCGGCCTCGTTGATTGCCCTGGGAGACATGGAAGAAGCTGAGCAATTGTTAACAGACGTCATCCGTCACAATCCAAGAGATTACGACGCCTACCAAAACCGCTCTACCCTAAAAAAACAAAATACGGAAAAAAACCACATTGAAGAGCTGGAGAGGCAACTTCAGCAAGTAGGCAGTAATGGCAACGGTGAAGTGCAACTGTGTTACGCGTTGGCTAAAGAGCTGGAGGACATGGAGGACTACCAAAAATCCTTCCATTACCTGCAACGAGGCGCCAGCAGGCGTCGCTCACTGATGAAATATCAGGTAGAAAGCGACCTCAGTGCCATCACCACCATTCAAGAAACATTTTCAGAAAAATTACTGCAGCAAGCACCACCAATCAGTGATGAAAACGGACCGATTTTTATTTTGGGGCTGCCTCGCAGTGGCACCACGCTAGTAGATCGCATTATCAGCTCTCACAGCCAGGTACAGAGTTTGGGCGAAATTAACGATTTTGCGTTTTCCTTAATTCGCGGAATCGGGGGCAGTTTAAATAAACAGGAGATGATCAAAGCAGCTGCCAATATCGACTTTTCCAAACTAGGCGACACGTATTTAAACAGCGCCCGCAGCTACGGCGGCAGCGAACCCTGCTTTATCGATAAAACGCCATTGAACTTTCTCTATCTGGGGTTAATTCGCCTTGCCCTGCCACAAGCCCGTGTGATTCACCTGCGCCGCAACCCCATGGACAGTTGCTACGCCATGTACAAAACCCTGTTCCGCATGGGTTACCCATTTTCCTACCACCTGGAAGATTTGGCACGCTATTACAGCGCCTACCACCAGCTGATGGCTCATTGGCGAGAAACATTACCCGGATACTTTTTGGATGTGGATTACGAGGAGTTGGTGCAAAAGCCAGAAGAAGTTAGCCGAAAACTGATCACCCACTGCGGTTTGGAATGGCAAGACAGCTGCCTCCAATTTCACAAAAATAAGTCACCCGCCGCCACCGCCAGCGCTGCCCAGGTACGCCAACCGGTATACACCTCCTCCCTGCAACGGTGGCGCTGCTACGAACAGCAATTGGCACCGTTGGCGGAGTCTTTGCAAAAACACGGTATTAAATTGGAACCCTAA
- a CDS encoding TonB-dependent receptor, translating into MIYPEKDANTNNPRRNALAAAIAASVTMMSLPAMAEEGSADKKSEPSEEIVVTATGREQRILEIPYNISAKSGEDLEKAQIIESADLMRAIAGVAVVDRGHRNSGVINGVMIRGLNVDGAALGDYSLSAVPTVSTYVNSTPLYANFILKDLERVEVLRGPQGTLYGSGSLGGTVRYIMKDPELEEFSAKIGTTMSQVDGSDGYGLAADVTLNLPLSETMALRFNGGKLDYDGLTDYVNVYELDANGIPVAPNGVLAPDAVFTSVEDADTVDIEYGRLSLLFEPSESTRFLLSYQKQSDDIGGRRQQTLGSDGFGRPYQDFENGSVQLEPSSREVDSVSLEAEVDLGFATLTSSSSHYDHEGDSISENTGFYAQAGFLAFYYNFPRPMASAVRTYGDEAFIQEFRLVSNTDGPIDYVAGIYYQDQDLRSTQDSFLRGFKAWWDAAFPAFTGAVSGDRDFIYRRDETFKDKAIYGEVTYHLSDTVKVTGGLRYFDNEFTNDTFMDIPVYTALSAPANPNFVVEEDDVLFKGNISWNINDSQMLYGTVSEGYRRGGANAVPLTGRYAEDPGWQRYDSDSVVNYEVGLKGSNDYQNYTVSLFYVDWDNVQVNTATNNWGFFAVRNGGEARTRGLELELNGDFTDNLSYALGYAFVDAELKEAVFRPGSTIPIALAGAKLPGTASSTINAALEYSSELNNGMTWNSRIDGYYQSSTRNAINNTPTFNVRLDSFQLWNLSTGVSTDDWSATLFMRNLFNEEGVTGVFTEAYMGTLPSAGYFGNGSKEFIAVPRSVGVALNYSFN; encoded by the coding sequence ATGATCTACCCAGAGAAAGACGCTAACACCAACAATCCTCGACGCAACGCGCTGGCAGCTGCCATTGCCGCCAGCGTCACCATGATGTCTCTACCTGCCATGGCAGAAGAAGGTAGCGCAGACAAAAAATCCGAGCCTTCGGAAGAAATTGTAGTCACCGCCACCGGTCGGGAGCAGCGGATTCTAGAGATTCCATACAATATCTCTGCGAAATCCGGCGAAGATCTTGAGAAAGCACAAATTATTGAATCCGCCGACTTGATGCGTGCCATTGCTGGCGTTGCTGTGGTGGATCGCGGTCACCGCAATTCCGGAGTAATCAATGGTGTGATGATTCGTGGCCTCAACGTTGATGGCGCCGCACTTGGCGATTACTCCCTGTCAGCGGTTCCCACTGTCTCCACCTACGTAAACAGCACCCCGCTATACGCCAACTTTATCCTCAAGGATCTCGAACGAGTTGAAGTACTGCGTGGCCCGCAAGGCACCTTGTACGGCTCCGGTTCTCTCGGTGGCACCGTGCGCTACATTATGAAAGACCCGGAACTGGAAGAGTTTTCCGCCAAGATCGGTACCACTATGAGCCAGGTAGATGGCTCCGACGGTTATGGTCTGGCCGCGGATGTGACTCTCAATTTGCCCCTGAGCGAAACCATGGCATTGCGCTTTAACGGCGGCAAACTGGATTACGACGGCCTCACTGACTATGTCAATGTGTACGAGCTGGATGCCAATGGCATCCCCGTTGCACCCAACGGCGTACTGGCTCCAGATGCTGTATTTACCTCTGTGGAAGACGCCGACACCGTCGATATTGAATACGGTCGCTTATCACTGCTTTTTGAGCCCTCGGAAAGCACGCGATTTTTGCTGTCTTACCAAAAACAATCCGATGATATCGGCGGCCGCCGCCAACAAACCCTTGGCAGCGACGGTTTTGGCCGCCCCTACCAGGATTTTGAAAATGGCTCGGTACAATTGGAGCCCTCGTCCCGTGAAGTGGACTCAGTCAGTCTGGAAGCTGAAGTAGACCTGGGTTTTGCCACGCTCACCTCCAGCAGCTCTCACTACGACCACGAAGGCGATAGCATTAGCGAGAACACCGGTTTCTATGCTCAGGCAGGCTTCTTGGCCTTTTATTATAACTTCCCCCGCCCCATGGCCTCTGCGGTACGTACCTACGGCGATGAGGCCTTTATTCAGGAATTTCGTCTGGTTTCCAACACCGATGGCCCCATCGATTATGTGGCGGGCATTTACTACCAGGACCAGGATCTGCGATCCACCCAGGACAGTTTCCTAAGAGGCTTTAAAGCTTGGTGGGATGCGGCATTTCCCGCATTCACCGGAGCCGTGAGTGGCGACCGGGATTTTATTTACCGACGCGATGAAACTTTTAAAGACAAAGCCATTTACGGCGAAGTGACCTACCACTTGTCAGACACAGTTAAAGTCACCGGCGGCTTGCGTTACTTCGACAACGAATTTACCAACGACACGTTTATGGACATACCGGTGTATACCGCGTTGTCGGCACCGGCCAATCCGAACTTCGTGGTCGAAGAAGACGACGTATTGTTCAAGGGCAATATTTCATGGAATATCAATGATAGCCAGATGCTCTACGGTACGGTTTCCGAAGGCTACCGCCGCGGTGGTGCTAACGCAGTTCCTCTCACCGGTCGTTACGCGGAAGACCCAGGCTGGCAACGCTACGACTCTGACTCCGTGGTTAACTACGAAGTGGGCCTGAAAGGTAGCAATGATTATCAGAACTATACCGTGTCTCTGTTTTACGTGGACTGGGATAACGTACAGGTCAATACCGCTACCAACAACTGGGGCTTTTTTGCAGTTCGCAACGGCGGGGAAGCACGCACCAGAGGCCTGGAACTGGAGCTCAATGGGGACTTCACTGACAACCTCAGCTACGCCCTTGGTTACGCTTTTGTTGACGCCGAGCTGAAAGAAGCCGTTTTCCGACCAGGCTCGACAATTCCTATCGCCCTTGCCGGCGCCAAACTCCCAGGCACCGCCTCAAGCACCATCAATGCAGCGTTGGAATACAGCAGCGAGCTGAACAACGGCATGACCTGGAATAGCCGCATTGACGGTTACTACCAATCATCCACCCGCAACGCCATTAACAATACGCCCACATTCAATGTGCGCCTCGACTCCTTCCAGCTATGGAACCTGTCTACTGGCGTGTCTACGGATGATTGGAGTGCAACCTTGTTTATGCGCAACTTGTTTAACGAAGAAGGCGTCACCGGTGTATTTACCGAAGCCTATATGGGCACCCTCCCATCTGCAGGCTATTTCGGTAATGGCTCCAAGGAATTTATTGCCGTGCCCAGGTCTGTAGGTGTTGCCCTGAATTACAGTTTCAACTGA
- a CDS encoding MFS transporter has translation MQANAPTVSSSRFPKVAPNGAVARLLLSFLTTAGFFYINLMPAMVDGLVEGLGMSNKEAGLVSSANIYGTAFGALAIVFLINKVAWKPISAGLLIALVMADFLSIQLSTADSLMAVRFIHGLISGTLVGVGFAIIARTTEPDRTFGVLLLVQFGLGGLGVMLLPPLVPDYGTAALFLSLITFAVISLFMLVFLPDYPVQETKKNTTTQGNHTSKTKLLVLTLVTIFLFQAANMGLYAFIIGLGKHFGLNSEFINPTLGIAAWTGILGSLLVIAFGTRYGRKLPLLFAVLLTFLGTFALHFSDSKTLFFIANVGVGVTWAFVMPYLFGMCAEFDSNGRMAALGGFASKMGLASGPLVAALVLGEDNYGLLINMALLGLAITVITAVIPASSLDKQGNSEA, from the coding sequence ATGCAAGCAAACGCCCCGACAGTCAGTTCTAGTCGATTCCCGAAAGTGGCCCCCAACGGCGCGGTCGCTCGCCTGTTGCTCAGTTTTTTAACCACCGCGGGTTTTTTCTACATTAATCTGATGCCCGCCATGGTAGATGGTTTGGTGGAAGGCTTGGGCATGAGCAATAAAGAGGCTGGCTTAGTGAGCTCGGCCAATATTTATGGCACCGCTTTTGGGGCTTTGGCGATTGTATTTCTGATCAATAAAGTGGCCTGGAAGCCCATTTCCGCGGGCTTGCTAATAGCATTGGTGATGGCGGACTTTTTGTCCATACAGCTGAGCACCGCTGACAGCCTGATGGCCGTGCGGTTTATTCACGGCCTGATCAGCGGAACGTTAGTGGGTGTGGGTTTTGCCATTATCGCTCGCACCACGGAACCAGACCGTACTTTTGGTGTACTGCTGCTGGTGCAATTTGGCCTGGGCGGGTTGGGGGTTATGTTGCTGCCACCCCTGGTACCGGATTACGGCACAGCGGCATTATTTTTATCCTTGATTACGTTTGCCGTTATCAGTTTGTTCATGCTGGTATTTCTGCCCGATTACCCGGTTCAGGAAACAAAGAAAAACACTACAACTCAAGGCAACCACACTAGCAAAACTAAACTGCTGGTACTGACCCTGGTTACCATCTTCCTTTTTCAAGCAGCCAATATGGGCCTTTACGCCTTTATTATCGGCCTCGGAAAACACTTTGGTCTGAACAGTGAATTTATCAACCCAACGTTGGGTATTGCTGCCTGGACGGGAATTCTCGGCTCTCTACTGGTAATTGCCTTTGGCACCCGATATGGGCGGAAATTACCATTGCTTTTCGCGGTTTTACTGACGTTTTTAGGTACTTTCGCACTGCACTTTAGTGACAGCAAAACGCTGTTTTTTATTGCCAATGTCGGCGTCGGAGTCACCTGGGCCTTTGTAATGCCCTACCTGTTCGGTATGTGTGCGGAGTTTGATAGCAACGGGCGCATGGCAGCTCTGGGAGGCTTTGCCTCCAAGATGGGATTGGCGTCAGGCCCGCTGGTGGCGGCGCTGGTGCTGGGTGAAGATAACTACGGGTTGTTGATAAATATGGCTCTGCTGGGGCTGGCCATAACGGTCATTACCGCAGTAATACCCGCTTCATCATTGGATAAGCAAGGTAATTCAGAGGCATAA